In Acidimicrobiales bacterium, the following are encoded in one genomic region:
- a CDS encoding 2-oxoacid:ferredoxin oxidoreductase subunit beta has protein sequence MTDVSVPTTTKKDWSSDQEVRWCPGCGDYSILTAMQMLMPDLGVRRESTVFVSGIGCAARFPYYMNTYGVHSIHGRAPALATGLAISRPDLDVWVITGDGDSLSIGGNHLIHALRRNVNITILMFNNQIYGLTKGQYSPTSEVGKVTKSTPFGSLDTPFNPISLALGAEASFVARTHDMDRKHMMETFRRAHDHQGSAFVEIYQNCNVFNDGAFDQVLAKDARPTNLIPLVHGQPVRFGREGERGVALDDQGRARLVDVAEVGEQALVVHDEAREDPSLAFTLSRLAGGPYEPTPIGVFRAVARPEFGTEIGRQLVDAQERQGPGDLAALLRSGSTWTVE, from the coding sequence ATGACCGACGTGTCCGTTCCGACCACGACAAAGAAGGATTGGTCCTCGGACCAGGAGGTCCGGTGGTGTCCCGGTTGCGGCGACTACTCGATCCTCACCGCCATGCAGATGCTCATGCCGGACCTGGGCGTGCGCCGAGAGTCGACGGTCTTCGTGTCGGGCATCGGCTGCGCCGCCCGCTTTCCCTACTACATGAACACCTACGGCGTGCACAGCATCCACGGTCGGGCTCCGGCGCTGGCCACCGGCCTCGCCATCTCCCGGCCGGACCTGGACGTCTGGGTGATCACGGGCGACGGTGACTCGCTGTCGATCGGCGGCAACCATCTGATCCACGCCCTCCGCCGCAACGTGAACATCACCATCCTGATGTTCAACAACCAGATCTACGGCCTGACCAAGGGTCAGTACTCGCCGACCTCCGAGGTGGGCAAGGTCACCAAGTCGACGCCGTTCGGCTCCCTGGACACGCCGTTCAACCCCATCAGCCTCGCCCTGGGGGCCGAGGCCAGCTTCGTGGCCCGCACCCACGACATGGACCGCAAGCACATGATGGAGACGTTCCGCAGGGCCCACGACCACCAGGGCTCGGCCTTCGTCGAGATCTACCAGAACTGCAACGTCTTCAACGACGGCGCCTTCGACCAGGTCCTGGCGAAGGATGCCAGGCCGACCAACCTGATCCCGCTCGTTCACGGCCAGCCGGTGCGCTTTGGCCGCGAGGGAGAGCGTGGGGTCGCTCTCGACGATCAGGGCCGCGCCCGCCTCGTCGACGTGGCCGAAGTGGGCGAGCAGGCCCTCGTCGTCCACGACGAGGCCAGGGAGGATCCGAGCCTCGCCTTCACGCTCTCCCGCCTCGCCGGGGGACCGTACGAGCCGACGCCGATCGGCGTGTTCCGGGCCGTCGCCCGACCCGAGTTCGGAACGGAGATCGGTCGCCAGTTGGTCGACGCCCAGGAGCGTCAGGGTCCTGGCGACCTGGCT
- a CDS encoding 2-oxoacid:acceptor oxidoreductase subunit alpha, translating into MADTAETDRTHELDRVVIRFAGDSGDGMQLTGDRFTAVSALLGNDLSTLPDFPAEIRAPAGTLAGVSAFQVHISDHDILTPGDAPNVLVAMNPAALRANLSDVPSGATLIVNADSFDDRSLAKAGYKDNPLADGTLNGFTVFEVPMTSLTLESCKETGAKPREAERSKNFFALGLISWMYTRPTEGVLAWIEARFGKRAPIVAQANTLAFKAGYNFGETAELFQSNYQIKPASLAPGTYTNVTGNTALAWGLIAAGQLARLPILLGSYPITPASDILHELSKHKNFGIRTLQAEDEIAGIGAALGAAFGGGLGVTTTSGPGIDLKSETIGLAVSLELPLLIIDIQRGGPSTGLPTKTEQADLLHAMYGRHGEAPVPVVAAKTPSHCFEAVIEAVRIAVKYRTPVFLLSDGYVANGSEPWMLPDVDDLPDISVPYATEPNHTDGEGNHAFWPYQRDEETLARPWAIPGTPGLEHRVGGLEKEDGSGDVSYDPANHERMVRLRAAKVAGIADDIPAVEVDDPDGAHVLVLGWGSTYGAIAAAVRRVRARGLGVAHAHLVHLNPFPADLGKVLASYPKVLVPEGNLGQLSRLVRAEFLVDARSVTKVQGVPFRAGELEAAIAALIEEPTSGNGGVPTP; encoded by the coding sequence TTGGCCGACACGGCGGAGACTGACCGCACCCACGAGCTGGACCGAGTCGTCATCCGCTTCGCCGGGGACTCCGGCGACGGGATGCAGCTGACCGGGGACCGCTTCACCGCCGTCAGCGCCCTCCTGGGCAACGATCTGTCCACCCTCCCCGACTTCCCGGCCGAGATCCGTGCCCCGGCCGGGACGCTGGCGGGCGTGTCGGCCTTCCAGGTCCACATCTCCGACCACGACATCCTCACGCCGGGGGACGCGCCGAACGTGCTCGTGGCCATGAACCCGGCGGCCCTGCGGGCGAATCTCAGTGACGTCCCCAGCGGCGCGACGCTGATCGTCAACGCCGACTCCTTCGACGACCGATCGCTGGCCAAGGCGGGGTACAAGGACAATCCCCTGGCCGACGGGACGCTCAACGGGTTCACGGTGTTCGAGGTACCGATGACCTCTCTCACCCTCGAGTCCTGCAAGGAGACCGGAGCCAAGCCCCGGGAGGCCGAGCGCAGCAAGAACTTCTTCGCCCTCGGCCTCATCTCGTGGATGTACACCCGCCCGACCGAAGGCGTCCTGGCCTGGATCGAGGCCCGCTTCGGCAAGAGGGCGCCGATCGTCGCCCAGGCCAACACCCTGGCCTTCAAGGCCGGGTACAACTTCGGCGAGACCGCCGAGCTTTTTCAGTCCAACTACCAGATCAAGCCGGCGTCCCTGGCTCCCGGTACGTACACCAACGTCACCGGGAACACCGCCCTGGCCTGGGGGCTCATCGCCGCCGGCCAGCTGGCCCGGCTTCCGATCCTCCTCGGGTCCTACCCGATCACTCCCGCGTCGGACATCCTCCACGAGCTGTCGAAGCACAAGAACTTCGGGATCCGGACCCTCCAGGCCGAGGACGAGATCGCCGGCATCGGCGCCGCTCTCGGAGCGGCGTTCGGTGGGGGCCTGGGCGTGACCACCACGAGCGGTCCGGGGATCGATCTCAAGTCCGAGACGATCGGGCTGGCCGTCAGCCTCGAGCTCCCCCTGCTGATCATCGACATCCAGCGGGGCGGCCCGTCGACCGGGCTGCCGACCAAGACCGAGCAGGCCGACCTGCTGCACGCCATGTACGGACGCCACGGCGAGGCTCCGGTGCCCGTGGTGGCGGCCAAGACGCCGTCGCACTGCTTCGAGGCTGTCATCGAGGCTGTCCGCATAGCCGTGAAGTACCGGACGCCGGTCTTCCTGCTGTCGGACGGCTACGTGGCCAACGGGTCCGAGCCGTGGATGCTGCCGGACGTCGACGACCTCCCTGACATCTCCGTTCCCTACGCCACCGAGCCGAACCACACCGACGGCGAGGGCAACCATGCGTTCTGGCCCTACCAGCGAGACGAGGAGACGCTGGCCCGACCGTGGGCCATCCCGGGAACACCCGGTCTCGAGCACCGCGTCGGTGGCCTGGAGAAGGAGGACGGCAGCGGGGACGTCTCCTACGATCCCGCCAATCACGAGCGCATGGTCCGTTTGCGAGCGGCCAAGGTGGCCGGTATCGCCGACGACATCCCCGCAGTCGAGGTGGACGATCCGGACGGCGCCCACGTGCTTGTGCTGGGCTGGGGCTCCACCTACGGCGCCATCGCCGCCGCCGTGCGACGCGTGCGGGCGCGGGGATTGGGCGTGGCCCACGCGCATCTCGTCCACCTCAATCCGTTCCCGGCCGATCTCGGCAAGGTGTTGGCCAGCTACCCCAAGGTGCTGGTACCCGAGGGGAACCTCGGTCAGCTGAGCAGGCTCGTGCGGGCGGAGTTCCTGGTCGATGCCCGGTCGGTGACCAAGGTCCAGGGCGTCCCGTTCCGGGCCGGCGAGCTGGAGGCGGCGATCGCGGCGCTCATCGAGGAGCCCACCAGCGGCAACGGAGGTGTCCCCACCCCATGA